The nucleotide window CGTGATGAAGCGATCGGTGACCGTGAACTGCACGGCATCCCCCCGCAGCGCCGCGCTGACGAAGAGATGCGCCGGCGCCTCGACTTCGGCGCGCGCATAGGCGCCGGCGCCGCTCACGACCTCGCGCTGATCCAGGCGCACCGCGCCCCGCTCCCGGCCAGCCGTCGGACAGCGGGTGGTGACCGGAGCGGTGGGGAGTACGTCGGCGCAGTTCTCGTAGTTGGAGCGCTCATCGCGCTGCCGTTGGGCATCGGCGCCGGCACTCAGGCGGAGTGGCCAGGGGAGCGCGGTGACGCGCCACGCGCCATGCACGCCCCCACCCACGACGCGCCGGTCCACCGCCACGATCGCGAACGGCAAGGGGTTGTCGAGCGTGCGCGTCCCCGTGAAGAGCGACCCGCGCACCGTGCCACTGCCGACCGTGCGCTCCGCGAGCAGCGCGACCTGCGACTGCTGCACCGCCTTGCGACTGCGCTTGGTGATGTTGAGCGAATCGGGCAGCGCGGGATCGCGCGCGAGTTCCGCCGCCGTGAGCGCGCCGGGATTCTCGGCGCGCGGCGCGTCGTAGCGGGTGCCCTGGAGTTCGAATCGCGTGCCGGCGATGGTGGCGCTCGTGCGCGCAAAGACGCTCGAGGCATCGAGGCGCGACCAGGCCCGCTGGCCGTCGCCGCGCGTGCGCGTGAAGGACGCCAGCCACTGCGGGGCCTGCAGCACACCGAGCGGCGCGGCGGCAGATCCCGAGGCGGTCACATTGGCGCGCTGCACGCCACCACCGTCCCACACCCGCGTCGCGAGCGACGCCGGCGCCGCGGAGGGCGCGCGCGAGGTCATCGCCACAACGCCGCCGGCCGCGTTGCCGTAGAGCGCCGCCGCCGTGCCGCGCACGACATCGACCTGGCCGATCGTTTCGAGATCCAGCCAGTCGAGTGGGGTCTGCCCGTCGGGCAGCGAGAGGGGCACGCCATCGCGCAGGATGCGCACGCCGCGCACACCGAACGCGCTGCGGGCCCCGAAACCGCGCAGGGTCACGCGCGGGTCCTGCGAGGGATTGGCGCGGTCCTGCACCTGCACCCCAGGCACACCGAGCAACAGATCGCCCACGCCGCTCCGCCGCTGGGCCGGTCGTTCGGTCAGGGCGGTGCTGGTGGTGGCAAAGGGCAACTCGAAGGGCGATCGCGCCTGATCGCGGGTCACCGTAATGCGCACCGCGCCGAGCGCCTGCGCGCTCGAATCGCGACGCGTGGTGGTGTCGCGCCCTTGCGCTGCGAGTGGGTGGGACGCGGCGAGGCCCATGGCCGCGCCGGTCGCGAGGCCCATGGCCGCGCGCCTCGCTGAATTCCGAGAGTTTCTGAGCACCCTCCGATCTATCGCGCCACGGCGTCTGGCGGGAGGGTCCGCGCGGAGAGGTCGCGCCGATGGCCGGCGACGCGTGTTACGGCGTGCTGCAGCTCGGGTTGCGGTTCAGCGGGTTGTCATCGAACAGCTCACCCGTGCGGGAGCAGATGATGCCGGTACCGGTGTCGCGGAGCGACAGGAACCAGTGCGACGATGACGCATTGCTCTTCACGACCCGCTGGTCGGGGCCGAGCCGGGCGCCGCGCCCCTCGAGTTCGCGCCAGGTGGCGAAGCGGCCATTGAGCAGCCGGTAGGTGCCCTGCAGCTCGAAGACCTTCACGAAGGTCGCGCTCATCGCCTGCTTGCTGCGATCGAGCTGCATGCTGCCGCGCATCTGGACGGCGGCAATGGACACCGCGACAAAGACGAAGGCGACGATCAGGCTGGTCACCAGGGTCCGTTCGCGTTCGGCGGCAGCAATGCGGCGCTGTGTTTCGCGGGTTGGTCCCGCCGGCGTTTCGGCCGGCCGTTCGGCGACCGGCTTCGCCGCCCCGCGCACGGTGGTCGCATAGGGCGTGGGCACCGGCGCGACCGGGCGTGTGCGCATGGGCACCGACGGGACCAGGCGCGCCGGGACGGCGGGCGCGTTGGCCACGGAGCTCCGGCCAACGCCCATCATGGGGCCTGCCTCGCGTCGTCCGGCCGGTGGCGCCGCGCCAATCCCCCGCTGGGCCGCCTCGAACTGCCGGGCTGCGAGCGTCGACGGACGACGTGGAGGTGACGTGGACATGGCCGCATGGTATCTCACGGACGATCGGGAGGGCATAGCGGCATCGGCATCCCTATCACAGAAGTGGAACGCGCTGCAACTTTCCTGTGACCAACCGCAGCAACTCCACGAAATTCGTCGTCCATGTTCTTTCGACAGCTCTACGACACGGCCCTGGCGCAAGCGAGCTATGTGATCGGCTGCCAGGCCACCGGCGAGGCGATCGTCATTGATCCCCTGCGGGACCCGGCCCCCTATCTCGCGGTCGCCAAGGCCGAGGGGCTCCGCATCACCCACATCACCGAGACGCACATTCACGCCGACTTCGTCTCGGGGGCGCGCGAACTCCGGGCCGCCTGTGGGGCGCAGCTCTACCTGTCGGCGGAGGGTGGCAGCGACTGGCAGTACGCGTATGCGGCCACCGATGGCGCGACGCTGCTGCATGACGGCGACCGCATCGTCGTGGGCAACATCCATCTCGACGTGATGCACACGCCCGGGCATACGCCGGAGCATCTGAGCTTCATCGTGACCGACACGCCGCGGGCCGCCGGTCCCATGGGCGTGCTGACCGGTGACTTTGTGTTTGTGGGCGATGTCGGGCGGCCGGACCTGCTCGAGCGCGCGGCCAAGATCGCGAACACCATGGAAGCCGGAGCGCGCACCCTCTTTCATTCGCTCGAACGCTTCCGCGCGCTGCCCGATCACCTGCAGGTGTGGCCGGGCCATGGCGCCGGGTCGGCGTGCGGCAAGGCGCTGGGCGCGGTCCCCTCGAGTACCGTGGGCTACGAAAAGATGGCCAACTGGGGCGTGGGCACGACGGACGAGGCCACCTTCGTGCAGATGGTGCTCGACGGGCAGCCGGAACCCCCGCGATACTTCGCCGAGATGAAGCGGCTCAACCGCGACGGCCCGCCGGTACTTGGCGCGCGCGCCCCACTCCCGCGCCTCGAGGCGGCGGACGTGCTCGCACTAGGCGCCGATCACTGGGTGATCGACCTGCGCTCGGCGGCGGCCGCGGCTGACGGATACGTGTCGGGCACGCTCAACGTCCCGCTCTCGAAGTCGTTCAGTACCTATGTCGGGTCATTGCTGCCGATCACGGCCCCGGTGGTGCTGCTGGCGAGTGAATCGCCCAACAGTCCGGAGCGCACAACCGATACGGCGCCCGACTCGGTGACCAGCACGCGCGAGGTCCTGGCCCACGTCGGCTTCGATCAGGTGATTGGCTGGGCGTTCGCGGACCCCGTGCTCGCGCAGGCGACCGCCGCGGGACGCGTGGCCAGCATGCCCCAGGTGGCCCCGGCACAGTTGCAGTCGATGGCGGAGATTCCGGTCATCGATGTGCGCGGGCGCAGCGAATGGGATGGTGGTCATCTCCCCGGCGCGCGGCATCTGCCGCTGGGGAGCCTGCCAGAAGAGGCGGCGGCGTTGGCGTCGGCGCCGCTGGTGGTGCAGTGCCAGTCGGGCGGGCGGTCGGCGATCGCGGCGAGCCTGATCGCCCGGGCGGCGTACTTCGCGGGTCACACGCCCCTGGTGCGCAACCTCGCCGGCGGGTATCTGGCGTGGCGAGGGGCGGGGTTACCCGTGACCAGTGGTGATTGAGCGCCCGTTTCCGTGGGACGAGCCGGGTGACGCTCAAATGACGCGCTGATACTAAAGAGCGGGACCGGGTTTCCGGTCCCGCTCTTTGTGTATGGGCGGACACTGCGCTTACTGCCGTTGTCTGCGGTCCTGTGCTGTCGTCCCTGCTGGCGAGTGAGTGAACGGCAGTAATGCGGGTCAGCTCTTCGCCGTGGCGATCTGCTGCCGGAGCAATTCCGACGCCGCGCTCCGCTGCGCCGGCGTGCCCACACGCAGGGCGTCCACGCAGGCGAGCATCGCGTGCAGCCGCGCGTCCTTCGCGACCACCTTGGTCAGGCCGTTGAACAGCGGCACCAGCGTTTCACCACGCACGGTGCCGGCCTCCGTTGGCCAGATGAGCGGCCGCAGCGGCTCGGCACCGGTCACCGCCGCCGCAACCTCCGGATGCGCCCCGGCCGTCGGCAGCCCGACGCGTTCCGGGCCGTGCACCGGCGGAAAGGCGTAGCGAACGCCGTGCACCAGGAACTCATGGAGCGCCTCCTCCCGCACCGTGCGCGAACCGGGGCCACAGATCCCGGCGTGCTGCAGGCGCGCCACCGAGCGATGCACCGCGCTGGTGCTGGTGGCCAGCGCGCCGGCGAGCGGCTCATACCGATCTTCGGGCACCAGCACGAGCCGAAGCGCGACGGCAATGTCGAACGGGCGAAGCGAAGGCTGAGAGGGCACCGGAGCGGTAGGCAGAGAGTGGAGGGGTGGGGACCAGACGCGGCAGTGTAGTGAAATATTCCGGGAAACGACATACCGAGCCGCGCATACATCGTCCCGGAAATTTCACTTTTTATCACCAATGGAATCGTTTTACAGCGAAAATACACCCCTCGAACCCGTTACATTAAACAGGACTTAATGTACGGTTCGTCCCTCCCGCTGCGCCGCCTAGGGCTGCCGAGTGGGAGAGCCCCACCGGTTGTTCTTGCGATCGACGTCGAGCAGGCGCTGCTCGGGGTCGAGTTCGATCCCCACGAGCTGCTTCCCCACGAAGCGGAACTCGCGCACATAGCGCCGCGTGTTGGTGCTCCACACCTCCGCGGGATAGTGCACGTCCATCGTGCTGCCGTCGCTGAAGGAGAAACGCGCACGAATGGGCAGCACGCCCCGCTCGCGGTTGCCGAACACCACCGCCACCTGATTCGTGTCACCGCGCGTGCGGGTCACGACGGTGTCGACCGCCTGATCGAAGCGCGCGTTTTCGATGAACCACTCCCGCCAGAACCAGTCGAGCCGACGGCCCGCGACGTTCTCCATGGTCCGGAAGAAATCGGCCGGCGTGGGATGCTTGAAGGCCCAGCGCGCGGTGTACGTCTTGAACGCCTCATCGAACGCCTGCGGCCCGAGGATCTCCTGCCGCAACAGCTGGAGCCCCACACTCGGCTTCACGTAGGCGGTCACCCCGAGCATGTCGGGGGCGATGCGGTCGGGGTTGATGTCAATGGGCTTGTCCATGCCCGCCGTCATCACCTGCTCCACCAGGCGACGCTCCTCCGCCGCGCGCGCCATCTGATCGCCCTTCTCCGGATAGCGGCGGCCTTCCGAGAAGGTATTGATGAAGGTGTTGAAGCCTTCGTCCTGCCACATGTAGACGCGTTCGTTGCTCCCGACAATCATCGGGAACCACATATGTCCGATCTCGTGCGTGACGACGTTGTACAGGTCGTACACATCGGCACTTTTGTTCTCCATCGCGATCATGGGGTACTCCATGCCGCTGATGGGGCCTTCGATGGCCGAGATCTGCGGCCAGGGGTACATGAACCAGCGCTCGGAGTACTCCATGATCGACATGCGCGACTGGTCGGCGGCGTCGTGCCAGTTCACCGCGGCGCTGGGGCGGTAGTAGGCGTAGGCCATGATCCCCTTCCAGCTGGTCGCATCCCACTGAAAGTCGGGTGAGGCCGCCCACACCGCGTCGCGCACATTCTTGGCGACGAAGTGCCACGTCATCGTGCCGCTCGTGCGCGGGCGCGCCTTGCCGCTCGCGAGTTCGTCGGCCGTGATGAGGCGCACCACGGTATCGCTCTTGGCCGCGATCGCGTGGCGTGCGAGGGTGGTGGGGGTGAGGACCTGGGCGGCGTTCTGGAGCGCCCCCGTTGCCGCCACGATGTAGCCCGCCGGCACGGTCACGCTCAGATCGTAGTCGCCGTACTCGAGATAGAACTCGCCCTGCCCCAGATACGGTTCGATGTTCCAGCCACGCACATCATCGTACACGGCGACGCGCGGATACCACTGGGCGATCTCGTAGAGCGCGCCCTCGCGCCCCATGCGGTCGGCGCCATGCTCGGGCACGGGGAACGACCACGCCATGTCGATGGTGGCCGTCTTTCCCGGCGCGAGCGGCTCGGCGAGATCCACCTTCATGACGGTTTCTTCCACGCGGCGCGTGAGCTCCACGCTCTTGGTCGCGCCGCCGGCAGGGCCCAGCGTCTGCGCGAGCTTCGTGAACGTGTACCCGCCGTTGAAGCCACGCGAACCAAAGCGCCCGTCTTCCTCGAAGATGTACGAGTTGAGCGACTTGTCCCGGAAGGCGTTCTGCTCCGTCTGCATCCAGAGGAAGCGCAGCGTGTCCGGCGTGCGATTGGTATAGCGCAGCGTCATACTCCCGCTGACGCTCTTCTTGGCCGTATCGAGCGTGGCCTTGAGCACGTAGTCGGCGCGATTCTGCCAGTAGCGGGCGCCGGGGGCTCCGCTGCCGGCGCGCATCTCGTTGGCCGTGGGAAGTACGAGCGGCGCGAAGATGGAAGTATCGGCCACCGATCGCGGCGCGGGGCGTTCGGGGCGCGGCGCCTGAGCCGGCGCGCGCGTGGCCGACGCGGCCGCGAGGGCGAGGGCGGCCACCGCGCGATGGCCGCTGACGCGACCGCGCGGCAGGGAACGAAGGATGTCTGGCAGTGTCAGCATCAGAGCAGGATCCGGTGCGCAGGAATGGGCGGGAGCGTGAGAAAGATACCCCTGAGCGAGCCGAGGGGTCATCGACGCAATGCGGCTGCTTGTGAGGGACCCGCAGGCGGGCGAGTTTAGACGGATGTCCGAGCCCTCCCTCTTTCATGCCACGCCGGTGTTCCCGCGCGGCTTTCATTGCGCCAGCCGCAATGTGGGCCTCAAGCCCAGCGCGCGTGATCTGACGCTCTTCGCGAGCGACGTCGACGCGGCCGCCGCCGCGGTGTTCACGCGCAATCACTTCCCCGGCGCGCCGATCATTCTGGGGCGTGAGACCATCCGGGGCGGCACGTTGCGCGCGATCATCGCCAACAGCAAGGTGAGCAACGTGGCCACCGGCGCGACGGGCGTGGAGAATGCGCGGCGCATGGCGCGCGCGGCGGCCGCCGAACTCGGCACCGACCCGGGGCGGGTGCTGGTGAGCTCCACCGGCGTGATTGGCGTGCAGCTCCCGATCGAGAAGATCGAACGGGGCGTGGTGGGGATGGCTGCCGATCTGCAGGGCGACCCGATGGTCGGCGCGGAAGGAATCATGACCACCGACACGCACCCCAAGGCGCTGTCGGCCAGTGTGGGCAACGCCACGATCACGTGGGTGGCGAAGGGCTCAGGGATGATCGAGCCGAACATGGCCACCATGCTGAGCTACATCTTCACGGATGCGGCGTTCGATGCGCCCACGCTCGACCGCCTGCTGCGCGCGGCGGTGGCGCCGACGTTCAACATGCTCAGCGTGGACACCGATACGAGCACGTCGGACACGTGCGCGATTCTCGCCAACGGACTGGCGGGCGCGGTGGACGAAGCCGAATTCCTGCGCGTCCTGCGCGCGGGGTGCACGCGCATGACGGAGATCCTCGCGCGCGATGGCGAGGGGGCGGAGCATCTGGTCCGCGTGACGGTGCGCGGCGCCCTGAATGCCACCGAAGCGCACGTCGTGGCGAAGAGCATCGTGAACTCGCCGCTCGTGAAGACGATGGTGCACGGCGCCGATCCGAATGTCGGCCGCTTGCTGATGGCGGTGGGCAAGTGCTTCACCTGCACCATTCGGCCAGCCACGACCGATGCCTGGATCAACGGCTATCAGGTCGTGGGCAACGGCGAGCGCCTCGCGTTCGATGATGCCATCGTGCGCGAGACGCTCTCCCGGGAAGTGGTTGACCTCGAGGTGTGCCTCGGGGTGGGCGATGGGGAGGCCACGGCGTACGGCTGTGACCTCACGAAGGGGTACGTGGACGAGAACGCGGCGTACTACAGCTCCTGAGGAACCCACAACCCAGCACCAAAAACCCGAGACCCTAAACCGATCAGTTTAGGGTCTCGGGTTTTTAGTGCTGGGTTGTGGGTGCCTTACTCCCCTGGCACGTCCGGCAGTCCCGCCACCCCCATCGCGTGCACCTGCTCCGCCCACTGGGTGAGCCGTTCGAGGCGCAGCACGGTGCCGGTGATATCGAAGTGCTGCACCAGCGCGCCGCGCGGGCCGGCATTCGAGAGCGGCGTGGCCGACAGCCGGAAGAAGCGCTTCTGCGTGGGGGAGTGGCAGGGGTACTCCACCTCGAAGCGCTCGCGGCGGCCGGCGAGCAGATCCCGCAGCCCACGCCCGACCGTTTGCGCCATCGGATCGTTCGGCGCGGCCATGCACGTCGCGACGTAGTTGAGCCCCACGCCGGAAATGAGCGGCGGCGGCGCCTCGTTCGCCGAGGCAAAGCGCGACCATTCGGCGTTCGTCTGCACGATGGTGCCGTCGGGTCCGAGCACCGCGAGTGACGACGGGATCGAGTCGAGGATGTTCTGCAGGCGCTCCTCGCCCTGCTTCACTTCCGTCACATCGATCACGCTCACGATGACGCCATGCACCCCCACGTCGCCGGTGAGATACGGGAGCACCTTCACATGGAGATGGGTGCCATCGCTGGCGACCAGATCGTGGGACTCCGCGCCCTGCCCCTGCATGACCCGGCGGCACATCCCCACCAGATCCACGCCGGGCACCTTGGCGGCGATATGCTCGAGCGGGCGGCCGATGTCCTGCGGCATGACGTTGAGCAGGCGCAGCGCCGCATCGGTGAACTTGCGGATGCGCAGCCCTTCGTCCACGAACAGGGTGCCGACCCCGGTGGTACGCAGGAGGTTCTCGATGTCGTTGTTGAGCGAAATGAGCTCGGCGATCTTTTCCTGATACTCGGCGTTGACCGTCTGCAGCTCTTCGTTCACCGACTGGAGCTCTTCGTTGGTGCTCTGCAGCTCCTCGTTCGACGCCAGCAGCTCCTCGTTGGTGGCCTGCAGCTCCTCGTTCGAGGTTTCGAGCTCCTCGATCGTGGCCTGCAGGTTTTCCTTCGTGTACTGCAGTTCGTGTTCGAGCTGCGTGAGGCGGAGCGCGGTGCTTTCGTCGGCGGCGAGCGTATCGGCCGTCTTGCCGGTGAGCGGCACGGGGCCGCTCTGGAAGAAGATCACGTAGGCGCGCGTGCGATCGGGGCCCACGTCGAGCGGGCGCACGTGCAGCGTGACCGTGGGCTCGTTCGACTGGAGCTCGATGCCTTCGTAGATGATCTCGCGATGTTCCTTCGCGATGCGCCCCAGGGCGGCGCGCAGGGCCGCGCTCAGCGGGCGCGGCAAGAGCTTGAAGATCTCGAGCGTCGAACGGCCGGCCGGCACCTTGAGCAGCGTGGAGACATCACCGAACGTGTGCAGCAGCTGGAACTCGGCGTCGAGCACGACGCATCGCAGCTTGAGGAGATCGGTGAGCTCCTGGAAGACGTGCTCGAGCAGCCCATCTTCAGCGGCGCTGCGCGTGGCCTGCCCGCGCGTGGACAGCACCGCGGCCTCGGCGCCGGTCGTGACGCCATAGGTCTGCATGAGCGAGCGGCGCGGGCGCGATGGCAGTGCCTCGGCCAGCGTATGCCGCCCGGGCTGCAGCGCCTGATAGAGCTTCCACTTCGCATCGACCACGTCGAACAGCGTGGACAGGGCGCCGACCGTTTCGCTGGACCCCAGCAGCAGATAGCCACGTGCGCGGAGCGCATAGGCGAGCAACGCGATAACGCGACGCTGCAGATCCGCGCCGAGGTAGATCAGCATGTTGCGGCAGGACACCATGTCCATGCGCGTCAACGGCGGATCCTTGAGCAGATTGTGTCGGGCGAAGATCACGCGATCGCGCAGGGCGCGGCTGACGCGATAGCCATCGCCATCGGCCACAAACCAGCGCGCCAGTCGATCCGGGGAGATGTCGGCGGCGATGGAATCGCCGTAGCGACCGGCGGCGGCGAACTCCACGGCATCCTGATCCACGTCGGTAGCAAAGACGCGCACGTTGCGCGTGAGCTTGAGCTCCTCGAGCGTCTCCAGCAGCAGGATGACAATCGAGTAGGCTTCTTCACCGGTGGAGCAGGCGGGCACCCAGACGCGCAGTTCGCCATCGGGGGGCGCATCCTGCACGAGCTGCGGGAGGACGCGCTGCTGCAGAAGGCGGAAGGCCTCCTCGTCACGGAAGAAGCGGGTGACGTTGATGAGCAGATCGCGATGCAGCGCCACCAACTCGGTGCGCGAATCCTCGAGGAGGCGCACATAGTCATCCCAGCCGAGGCCGGGGTGCATGAGCACGCGGCGCTCGATGCGGCGAATGATGGTATTCGGCTTGTAGCCGGCGAAGTCCGTGCCGAGGCGATCGCGCAGCAGACCGAGGACGCGCGTGACCTGCTGCGCGGTGCCGGCGCTCTGCTCGGGGGCGGTCATGGCGCGCACGCCGCCCCGCCGCTGGAAGAACTGCAGGATCGTGGCGGGCATCTCGCCCACCGGCAGGACCTGATCGGCGAGGCCGGTCGCGACGACGCTCCGCGGCATGCCGTCGAACTGCGCCTCGGTCGGTTCCTGCACCAGCACGAGGCCACCCTCGGCCTTCAGTTCACGCGCGCCACGCGTGCCATCGCTGCCGGTGCCCGAGAGCACCACGCCCACGGCGAACTCGCCCTGGGCCTGCGCGAGGGACGCGAAAAAGCTGTCGATCGGCAGGTGCAACCCGGAGCCACTCGGCGCCTCGACGAGATGTAGTTCGCCCTCACTGATCGTGAGGTTCGTCTTGGGCGGATTGAGATACACCGTGTTGGGCATGATGCGCATGCCTTCTTCGGCGCGAACGACCTTGAGCGGTGTGTGACGCCGCAGGAGCTCGACCATGAGCGACTTGTGGTCGGGCGACAGGTGCTGCACGACGACATAGGCGATGCCGGTATTGGCATCGGTGCTGTCGAAGAAGAGCTGCAGCGCCTCGAGCCCGCCGGCGCTGGCGCCGATGGCGCAGATCCCCAACAGGGGCTCCTGCTCGTCGGTGGTGGCCGCGGTCGGCTCGAGACTCTGGGGGGTGGTCATGCGGAGTGGGCGTCGGACTGGTACGAGGGGAGTGGGGTGGGCGGGCCGTCCAGCGCGTCACGCACGCCGGCCAGCAATCCAGCCACGGACCATGGCTTCTGGATTATGGGGGCCGCGCACGGCGCCCGCACCTCTGCGTCGTCGAATTCTGCGCCGGGGTAGCCGGTCATCCAGATCAGGCGGACACCGGCGCCAAAGCGGATCACCCCGTCGAGCACCCGGGCCCCACCGCCCCGGGGCATCACGATATCGGAGAGGACCACGTCGATCGGCCCGTGGAGGGCGTGCGAGCGACTGGCGAGGACATCCCAGGCATGGTCGCCGTGGTGGGCCTCGAGTACCCGATACCCCGCCTTCTCCAACAGGCGAACTGCCAACGCGCGGATCCCGGGGTCGTCCTCGACCACGAGGACGGTCTCGCCATGGACGGCGCGGTGCGCCTTGGCCGGCGTGGGGAGCGCCTGCGCGATCCAGGCGCTGTCGGCCACGGCGAAGTGCAGGGTGACCGTGGTGCCCTGCTGGCGCGCCGACCGCACCTCCACGCGCCCCCGCATCTGCTCCATGAGCCCTTGGACCATCGGCATCCCCAGCCCGGTCCCCTGCCCCGGCGGCTTGGTGGTGAAGAAGGGTTCGAAGAGGTTGGCGAGCGTGCTGCTGTCCATCCCGACCCCGGTATCCTGCACCCGCACCACGACGTGATGGAGCGGCTGCACCAGGGCCCGGGCGGCATCCGCGGCCTGACGGGCGGCCCCCGATTCGGCGCGTACGGTAATGGTGAGGTTCCCACCGTCCGGCATCGCATCGCGGGCATTGGTGGCCAGGTTCAGCAGGATCTCCTGCACGGCGTTCGCATCGGCGCAGGCCAGCGGCAGCTCGCCCTCGATCCGCACCTGGGTGTTGATCGTCTCCGGGAGAATGCGACGCAGAATGGTGGCCGCTTCCTCGATGCCGGCGCCGATGTCGCAGGCGGTGAGGCGCAGCGGTTCCTGACGGCCGAGCGCCATGAGCTTGCGCACCATTTCGGCGCCCCGCCGCGCCGCGGCGAGCACCTCCTGCAGCGACTGCCGATCGGCGTCGCTCACCGCATCCGGATCACCGGCGAGGATCTCGGCGTGCGCGACGATGACCGTGAGCAGGTTATTGAAGTCGTGGGCAATGCCGCCGGTGACCCGGCCGATCGCTTCCATGCGCTGCGCCGTGCGCAGCTGGCGCTCCATGCTGTTCATGGCGGAGCGATCGCGCAGCATCGTCACGTGCCGCCCGGGCACGACGTTCGCGCGACTGGCGAACTCGACGTCCACCAGCTTGCCACCGGCGCCCATGTACTGCGAAAAGCCGCGCCCCTCCCCCATGGCGAGGAGGGCTTCGTGCTGCTCGTAGAGGGTATTCAGCGACTCGGGTGCGACGAACTCGCAGAGGGGACGCCCCTCGAGCGCATCGCGCGAGCGCCCAAGCGTCTGCTCGGCCGCGGCATTCACCGCCAGGACCTGCATGGCATCGTCGAACAGCAGGATGGGATCCAAGGCCATTTCGAAGACGCCACGGAAGTGGGCCGTTGCCGACGCTTCGGCGAGCAGGGCCTCGCGCAAGGCCGTGGTCTCGAGATGCTGCACGACCGCGCCCTCGGTGGCCCCCAGCGCGGACACGGTGACGTGATACCAGACGGGATTCGCCGGATTGCGGCAGTGCACGTCCTCTTCAAACGCGAGGCGCCGCCGATCGAGGACCTGGCGCACGCCATCGGCGAGCCGCTGCATGGCCGGATCACCACGAGCGGCCAGCGCGTCGCACTCGTCGGCATAATTGGCGCCGAGCCGCGACCCGACGGATCCTGCCTCGCCGGTGTTGGCCTGAATGTGCCAGCGCGCATTGGCGGCGATGATGTGGCCGGTGGCATCGAGCAACAGCACCGCCGCAGGCAGCGCGTCGATCACATCCTGCGCCGCATCCGCGAGGTGCCGCTGGGCGAGCGCTTCGTGCCGCTCGCCCGTGATGTCGAGGAGGCGCACCAGTCGGGCGGGGGCGCCCTGCCACTTGCCGTCGGTG belongs to Gemmatimonadaceae bacterium and includes:
- a CDS encoding PAS domain-containing protein, which gives rise to MTTPQSLEPTAATTDEQEPLLGICAIGASAGGLEALQLFFDSTDANTGIAYVVVQHLSPDHKSLMVELLRRHTPLKVVRAEEGMRIMPNTVYLNPPKTNLTISEGELHLVEAPSGSGLHLPIDSFFASLAQAQGEFAVGVVLSGTGSDGTRGARELKAEGGLVLVQEPTEAQFDGMPRSVVATGLADQVLPVGEMPATILQFFQRRGGVRAMTAPEQSAGTAQQVTRVLGLLRDRLGTDFAGYKPNTIIRRIERRVLMHPGLGWDDYVRLLEDSRTELVALHRDLLINVTRFFRDEEAFRLLQQRVLPQLVQDAPPDGELRVWVPACSTGEEAYSIVILLLETLEELKLTRNVRVFATDVDQDAVEFAAAGRYGDSIAADISPDRLARWFVADGDGYRVSRALRDRVIFARHNLLKDPPLTRMDMVSCRNMLIYLGADLQRRVIALLAYALRARGYLLLGSSETVGALSTLFDVVDAKWKLYQALQPGRHTLAEALPSRPRRSLMQTYGVTTGAEAAVLSTRGQATRSAAEDGLLEHVFQELTDLLKLRCVVLDAEFQLLHTFGDVSTLLKVPAGRSTLEIFKLLPRPLSAALRAALGRIAKEHREIIYEGIELQSNEPTVTLHVRPLDVGPDRTRAYVIFFQSGPVPLTGKTADTLAADESTALRLTQLEHELQYTKENLQATIEELETSNEELQATNEELLASNEELQSTNEELQSVNEELQTVNAEYQEKIAELISLNNDIENLLRTTGVGTLFVDEGLRIRKFTDAALRLLNVMPQDIGRPLEHIAAKVPGVDLVGMCRRVMQGQGAESHDLVASDGTHLHVKVLPYLTGDVGVHGVIVSVIDVTEVKQGEERLQNILDSIPSSLAVLGPDGTIVQTNAEWSRFASANEAPPPLISGVGLNYVATCMAAPNDPMAQTVGRGLRDLLAGRRERFEVEYPCHSPTQKRFFRLSATPLSNAGPRGALVQHFDITGTVLRLERLTQWAEQVHAMGVAGLPDVPGE
- a CDS encoding PAS domain-containing protein, yielding MFAVALETLPLDALCDPHLILDADGLVVRADSRVDAAILNDAPVLRQLAMARVAPTEIVADTILGRRWFSVATTDGKWQGAPARLVRLLDITGERHEALAQRHLADAAQDVIDALPAAVLLLDATGHIIAANARWHIQANTGEAGSVGSRLGANYADECDALAARGDPAMQRLADGVRQVLDRRRLAFEEDVHCRNPANPVWYHVTVSALGATEGAVVQHLETTALREALLAEASATAHFRGVFEMALDPILLFDDAMQVLAVNAAAEQTLGRSRDALEGRPLCEFVAPESLNTLYEQHEALLAMGEGRGFSQYMGAGGKLVDVEFASRANVVPGRHVTMLRDRSAMNSMERQLRTAQRMEAIGRVTGGIAHDFNNLLTVIVAHAEILAGDPDAVSDADRQSLQEVLAAARRGAEMVRKLMALGRQEPLRLTACDIGAGIEEAATILRRILPETINTQVRIEGELPLACADANAVQEILLNLATNARDAMPDGGNLTITVRAESGAARQAADAARALVQPLHHVVVRVQDTGVGMDSSTLANLFEPFFTTKPPGQGTGLGMPMVQGLMEQMRGRVEVRSARQQGTTVTLHFAVADSAWIAQALPTPAKAHRAVHGETVLVVEDDPGIRALAVRLLEKAGYRVLEAHHGDHAWDVLASRSHALHGPIDVVLSDIVMPRGGGARVLDGVIRFGAGVRLIWMTGYPGAEFDDAEVRAPCAAPIIQKPWSVAGLLAGVRDALDGPPTPLPSYQSDAHSA